From Synoicihabitans lomoniglobus, the proteins below share one genomic window:
- a CDS encoding type II secretion system F family protein: protein MAFISSGSKGSAGTKKAPAGKNKKVGFWASQELAKQKSFEKKAKNYKLPLEELAIFTQQLSSLLTAGLPLVQCLEALQDQTEDQVFRIVIREVRNEISSGNSFSASVKRFPRAFPTLFISMVEAGEASGALSEILGKVAGYFEASVKLTKKVKSAMTYPIAVIGLAVALVNVLLIFVIPVFADMFADFGAKLPAPTQFLIDLSDFLKANIFYLIAGMAVFVWIMKKVIATPKGREAKDRFLVKAPIFGNLVHKIALSRFCRTYATLVRSGVPILRTLEIVSSASNKVQIERACTEIARHVSQGGQVSEVMAANVFFPPMMKHMVKAGESTGNVDGMMNKIADFYDTEAEATVAALTSLIEPMLIVFLGVVVGGIVMAMFLPIFQLGAVAGGLQ, encoded by the coding sequence ATGGCTTTTATTTCTAGCGGCTCCAAGGGCTCAGCGGGCACGAAGAAAGCACCGGCCGGCAAAAACAAAAAAGTCGGTTTCTGGGCTTCCCAGGAACTGGCCAAACAGAAGTCTTTCGAGAAGAAGGCCAAGAACTACAAACTGCCGCTCGAAGAACTCGCCATTTTTACCCAACAACTGTCGTCATTGCTCACGGCCGGACTGCCCTTGGTGCAGTGTTTGGAAGCCTTGCAGGATCAGACCGAGGACCAGGTTTTTCGCATCGTGATCCGGGAAGTGCGGAACGAGATTTCGTCGGGTAATTCTTTTTCGGCTTCGGTGAAACGCTTTCCCCGGGCGTTCCCCACGTTGTTCATTTCCATGGTCGAAGCGGGTGAAGCTTCTGGTGCGCTTTCGGAAATTTTGGGCAAGGTGGCCGGTTACTTCGAAGCGAGTGTGAAACTCACCAAGAAGGTGAAATCAGCGATGACGTATCCGATCGCGGTTATCGGTTTGGCCGTCGCGTTGGTGAACGTCCTCCTGATCTTCGTGATTCCGGTGTTTGCCGACATGTTCGCCGACTTCGGCGCGAAGCTGCCGGCTCCGACGCAATTTTTGATCGATTTGTCCGACTTCCTGAAGGCGAACATCTTTTACCTGATCGCCGGCATGGCCGTGTTTGTATGGATCATGAAAAAGGTCATCGCGACGCCCAAGGGACGGGAGGCGAAGGACAGATTTTTGGTCAAAGCGCCGATTTTCGGCAATCTGGTGCACAAGATCGCTCTGTCCCGTTTTTGCCGCACCTACGCGACTTTGGTGCGCTCCGGCGTGCCGATCCTGCGCACCCTGGAGATCGTGTCGTCGGCCTCGAACAAGGTGCAGATCGAGCGAGCTTGCACTGAGATCGCCCGCCACGTCAGCCAAGGCGGTCAGGTTTCCGAAGTCATGGCGGCCAATGTATTTTTCCCGCCGATGATGAAGCACATGGTCAAGGCCGGTGAATCGACGGGTAACGTCGACGGCATGATGAACAAAATCGCGGATTTCTATGATACGGAAGCGGAAGCCACGGTGGCCGCCCTCACTTCGCTGATCGAACCGATGCTCATCGTGTTCCTCGGTGTGGTCGTCGGCGGTATCGTTATGGCGATGTTCCTCCCGATTTTCCAGCTCGGTGCGGTGGCCGGTGGCTTGCAATAG
- a CDS encoding 16S rRNA (uracil(1498)-N(3))-methyltransferase, which yields MNIVLFDRAETQHALPRHDERARHICRVLKREVGDSFDVGLINGPRGKAKLTAIDADELTLEFTWSAPHPRPAPTILGVGFPRPQTARDILRDATTLGATALHFVATRRSDPNYAASSLWQSGEWQRHATNGAAQAFDTFVPTVSWHQDLAGCIADPAFAGVKRLALDVYGAAAPLAKLSLPTPDQPVLALIGPERGWDDADRALFTANDIPRFHLGERVLRTETAVTATMALINAARLRA from the coding sequence GTGAACATCGTCCTCTTCGATCGAGCCGAGACTCAGCACGCCTTGCCGCGGCACGACGAGCGCGCCCGCCACATCTGCCGCGTGCTTAAACGCGAGGTCGGTGACTCGTTCGACGTCGGGCTGATTAACGGCCCGCGCGGCAAAGCGAAGCTCACCGCGATCGACGCCGACGAGCTTACGCTGGAATTCACGTGGTCCGCGCCGCACCCCCGCCCCGCCCCGACCATTCTGGGGGTCGGCTTTCCGCGGCCGCAAACCGCCCGTGACATTCTTCGGGACGCCACCACCTTGGGCGCCACCGCCCTACATTTTGTCGCCACCCGACGCAGCGACCCCAACTACGCCGCCAGCTCCCTGTGGCAATCGGGAGAATGGCAGCGCCACGCCACCAACGGCGCGGCCCAGGCGTTTGACACCTTCGTGCCCACGGTTTCGTGGCACCAGGATCTGGCCGGTTGCATCGCCGACCCTGCCTTCGCCGGCGTGAAGCGGCTCGCGTTGGATGTTTATGGAGCGGCCGCCCCACTGGCGAAGTTGAGCCTCCCGACTCCCGACCAACCCGTGCTTGCCTTGATCGGGCCGGAGCGCGGCTGGGACGACGCCGATCGGGCGTTGTTTACCGCGAATGACATCCCTCGATTTCACCTCGGCGAACGCGTGCTGCGCACCGAAACCGCCGTGACCGCGACCATGGCGCTGATCAACGCGGCCCGCCTTCGCGCCTGA
- a CDS encoding RsmD family RNA methyltransferase, which yields MRISGGAARGITLQVPKGDAVRPATDGMRQAIFSSLGPRVVGARFLDLFAGSGAYGLEALSRGAAGGVWVEQHARTVGLLRRNITAVCRSLGRDETDLQVVAGDAVKVPWPVAEARPDLVFIDPPYPIIAEVAPAIFARLSELLGQNADALVLFELPGGLELNPAGWACVRRIGKGVRQPTVAVFRREGGPR from the coding sequence ATGAGAATCAGCGGCGGAGCGGCGCGCGGAATTACGCTGCAAGTCCCCAAAGGCGATGCCGTGCGGCCGGCCACAGATGGGATGCGTCAGGCGATTTTTTCCAGTCTGGGACCGCGGGTGGTTGGGGCGCGCTTCCTGGATTTGTTTGCCGGCAGCGGTGCCTATGGCTTGGAGGCACTGAGCCGGGGCGCGGCGGGGGGTGTGTGGGTGGAGCAACACGCGCGCACGGTCGGCCTGTTGCGTCGTAACATCACGGCGGTCTGCCGCAGTCTCGGGCGCGACGAAACGGATCTGCAGGTGGTGGCAGGAGACGCCGTCAAAGTGCCTTGGCCAGTGGCGGAGGCACGGCCGGATCTGGTTTTCATCGATCCGCCGTATCCGATCATCGCGGAGGTGGCTCCGGCGATTTTTGCGCGCCTTAGTGAGCTGTTGGGGCAGAACGCGGACGCGCTGGTGTTGTTTGAACTGCCGGGAGGATTGGAGCTCAATCCCGCGGGTTGGGCGTGCGTGCGACGGATTGGCAAGGGCGTGCGCCAACCCACGGTGGCGGTATTCAGGCGCGAAGGCGGGCCGCGTTGA
- a CDS encoding MBL fold metallo-hydrolase: MKTPRFTRRRFLRNVALAGGVGALGTVSISRMTSGQPFPISDHCDGRQFFNPRSHTNRSWLDVLRWKLNSKARPWPDTVAMDPPPPLPAAPRDGTLTATWINHATVLLQTRHGTILIDPVFSERASPFQWAGPKRVHPPGIAWDALPPIDIILLSHDHYDHCDGPTLRRFAGSERPPLVICPLGNGSLLQRFEFAPDRIVELDWWEAHEVMSGLHVRATPARHWSNRISGQRNHRLWSGFFVHAGGRTAYYTGDTAWDDHMFAAVRDQCGSPDLGIIPIGAYEPRWFMSAQHCNPTEAVRIHQTVGAGRSIGVHWGTFQLTDEGRDDPVNGLAAARGAVGLTAAAFQTVAPGQTLAV; encoded by the coding sequence ATGAAAACTCCGCGCTTCACCCGTCGCCGATTCCTGCGCAACGTCGCGCTCGCCGGTGGTGTCGGCGCCCTCGGCACTGTGAGCATTTCCCGTATGACTTCAGGCCAGCCCTTCCCGATTTCCGACCACTGCGATGGTCGACAATTTTTCAACCCCCGCAGCCATACCAACCGATCGTGGCTCGATGTGCTGCGTTGGAAATTGAATTCCAAGGCTCGGCCATGGCCGGACACCGTCGCCATGGACCCGCCGCCTCCACTGCCCGCCGCCCCGCGCGACGGCACGCTCACAGCGACGTGGATCAACCACGCGACCGTGCTGCTGCAAACCCGCCACGGCACGATTTTGATCGATCCGGTTTTCAGCGAACGCGCCAGCCCGTTTCAATGGGCCGGCCCCAAGCGCGTGCATCCTCCCGGCATCGCGTGGGATGCGCTGCCGCCGATCGACATCATTCTGCTCAGCCACGATCACTACGATCACTGCGATGGCCCGACGTTGCGCCGGTTCGCGGGGTCGGAACGCCCCCCGCTGGTGATTTGTCCCCTGGGCAATGGATCACTGCTGCAACGTTTCGAGTTCGCCCCGGACCGCATCGTCGAGCTCGACTGGTGGGAAGCACACGAGGTGATGTCCGGCCTCCACGTCCGAGCGACGCCGGCGCGACATTGGAGCAATCGCATCAGCGGCCAGCGCAACCATCGTTTGTGGTCGGGGTTTTTCGTCCATGCGGGCGGCCGCACCGCCTACTACACCGGCGACACCGCCTGGGATGATCACATGTTTGCCGCCGTGCGTGATCAATGTGGTTCACCGGATCTCGGGATCATTCCCATCGGCGCTTACGAACCTCGCTGGTTCATGAGTGCCCAGCATTGCAATCCCACCGAAGCCGTCCGCATCCACCAAACCGTGGGCGCCGGCCGCAGCATAGGTGTGCACTGGGGCACGTTTCAACTCACCGACGAAGGCCGCGATGACCCCGTGAACGGGCTGGCCGCCGCTCGCGGAGCGGTCGGTCTCACCGCCGCGGCATTTCAAACCGTGGCTCCGGGACAAACATTAGCGGTCTGA